A single Ziziphus jujuba cultivar Dongzao chromosome 11, ASM3175591v1 DNA region contains:
- the LOC132800044 gene encoding DNA-directed RNA polymerase subunit beta'-like, which produces MCQEKLVQEAVDTLLYNGIHGQPMRDGHNKAYRSFSDVIGGKEGRFHETLLGKHVDYSGHSVIFIGVAKSKIQEKESIVWEILQEVMQGHPVLLNRVPTLYRLGIQAFQPILVKGHVICLHPLVCRGFNVDFDGYQMAVHVPLSLEAQAEAQLLMFSHMNLLSPAIGDPISVPT; this is translated from the exons ATGTGTCAGGAGAAATTGGTACAAGAAGCCGTGGATACACTTCTTTATAATGGAATCCACGGACAACCAATGAGGGACGGTCATAATAAGGCTTACAGGTCATTTTCAGATGTAATTGGAGGCAAAGAAGGAAGATTTCATGAGACTTTACTTGGAAAACATGTTGATTATTCGGGGCATTCTGTCATTTTCATAG GAGTTGCTAAGAGTAAAATTCAGGAAAAAGAGTCGATTGTATGGGAAATACTTCAGGAAGTTATGCAAGGGCACCCCGTATTGCTGAATAGGGTGCCTACTCTGTATAGATTAGGCATACAGGCCTTCCAACCCATTTTAGTCAAAGGACATGTTATTTGTTTACATCCATTAGTTTGTAGGGGATTCAATGTAGACTTTGATGGGTATCAAATGGCTGTTCATGTACCCTTATCTTTGGAGGCTCAAGCGGAGGCTCAATTACTTATGTTTTCTCATATGAATCTTTTGTCACCAGCTATTGGAGATCCCATTTCCGTACCAACTTAA